Part of the Azospirillum thiophilum genome, CCCTGGCTGATCATCCTGGCGATGAACCTGATCATGCTGGTGGTCGGCATGTTCCTCGACCTGCCGGCGGCGATCCTGCTGCTGGGCCCGACCTTCGTCGCGGTCGGTGGCGCCATCGGCATGGACCCGATCCAGCTCGGCATCATGATGGCGGTCAATCTCAGCATCGGTCTGTTCACCCCGCCCATCGGCACCACGCTCTTCATCTCCGCCGCCATCTCGCGCGAGCCGATCGGCGCCATCGTGCGCGAGCTGTGGCCCTTCTATCTGGTGGCGCTGATCGTGCTGGGCCTCGTCTCCTACGTGCCGGCGACCATCCTGTATTGAGCCGCCCGCCTTCCATTCCAAGGATTCCGACACCATGACGACAGTGGGTTTGACGACAGTGGGGTTCATCGGCCTCGGTTCCATGGGCCTGCCCATGGCGCGCAATCTGCTGGCCAAGGGCTTCGCGGTGCGGGGCTTCGACATGCGGGCGGAGAGCGTGGCGGCGCTGGCGGCGGCGGGCGGAGCAGCCGCCGCGACCGCGGCGGACGCGGCGGCGGGTGCCGGGGCGCTGGTGCTGATGGTGGTCAACGCCGCCCAGGCCGAGGCCGTCCTGTTCGACGGCGGCGCGCTGGAGGCGCTGCCGGCGGGCGGGTCGGTGGTCCTGATGGCGACCTGTCCGCCGGCCGCGGTCGCCGCCCTGGCGGAGCGGGTCGAGGCGGCCGGGCGCCGCTTCGTCGATGCCCCGGTGTCGGGCGGGGTGGTGGGAGCGGTGGCAGGCTCCCTGTCGATCATGGCCGCGGCCCCCGCCGCGACGCTGGACCTGGTGCGGCCGGTGCTGGCGGCGATGGGCGACAAGGTCTTCCATGTCGGCGAAAAGCCGGGACAGGGCGCCACGGTCAAGACCGTCAACCAGCTGCTGTGCGGCGTCCACATCGCCGTGATGGCCGAGGCCTTCGCGCTCGCCGCCAAGGTCGGCGTCGATCTCGCGGTGCTGCTGGAGATCATGAGCGGTTCGGCGGCGTCGAGCTGGATGCTGAAGGACCGCGGCCCCCGCATGCTGGAGGCCGAGCCGGGCGTCACCAGCGCGGTGGACATCTTCGTCAAGGATCTCGGCATCGTCCTGGAGGCCGGGCGCGACGCCAAGGCGGCGCTGCCGCTCGCCGCCGTCGCCCACCAGATGTTCCTCGCCACCTCCGGCCGCGGCGAGGGGGCGATGGACGACAGCCAGGTGATCCGCAGCTATCACGCCGTCAACGGCACCGTCGGGGGGAGGCCGTGATGGAC contains:
- a CDS encoding NAD(P)-dependent oxidoreductase — encoded protein: MTTVGLTTVGFIGLGSMGLPMARNLLAKGFAVRGFDMRAESVAALAAAGGAAAATAADAAAGAGALVLMVVNAAQAEAVLFDGGALEALPAGGSVVLMATCPPAAVAALAERVEAAGRRFVDAPVSGGVVGAVAGSLSIMAAAPAATLDLVRPVLAAMGDKVFHVGEKPGQGATVKTVNQLLCGVHIAVMAEAFALAAKVGVDLAVLLEIMSGSAASSWMLKDRGPRMLEAEPGVTSAVDIFVKDLGIVLEAGRDAKAALPLAAVAHQMFLATSGRGEGAMDDSQVIRSYHAVNGTVGGRP